A single region of the Lotus japonicus ecotype B-129 chromosome 4, LjGifu_v1.2 genome encodes:
- the LOC130714061 gene encoding triphosphate tunnel metalloenzyme 3 produces the protein MEVEVKLRLPNAEAHRQVTTLLAPFHVTTHRQHNLFFDGAAAELSSKRAVLRLRFYNDDSRCVVSLKAKAVLVDGVSRVEEDEEDLDPKVGRDCVAEPGKLGSVESRILGRVKEEFGVAGENGFVGLGGFRNVRNVYEWKDLKLEVDETMFDFGTLYEIECESADPEEAKRLLEDLLKENGIDYSYSVASKFAIFRSGKLPQ, from the coding sequence ATGGAGGTCGAGGTCAAGCTCCGCCTCCCCAACGCCGAAGCTCACCGCCAAGTCACCACCCTGCTCGCCCCCTTCCACGTCACCACCCACCGCCAGCATAATCTCTTCTTCGACGGCGCCGCCGCCGAGCTCTCCTCAAAGCGCGCCGTTCTCCGGCTCCGATTCTACAACGACGACTCGCGCTGTGTCGTTTCGCTCAAGGCTAAGGCGGTTCTGGTCGACGGCGTGAGCCGCgtggaggaggatgaggaggatCTGGACCCGAAGGTCGGTCGCGATTGTGTGGCGGAGCCGGGGAAGTTGGGGTCGGTGGAGTCTAGGATTTTGGGGAGGGTGAAGGAGGAGTTTGGGGTTGCGGGTGAAAATGGGTTCGTGGGTTTGGGGGGTTTTCGGAACGTGAGGAATGTGTATGAATGGAAGGATTTGAAGTTGGAAGTGGATGAAACCATGTTTGATTTTGGAACCTTGTATGAGATTGAGTGTGAGAGTGCTGATCCTGAAGAAGCTAAGCGTCTCCTTGAGGATCTCTTGAAGGAGAATGGAATTGATTATTCATACTCTGTGGCGTCCAAGTTTGCAATTTTTCGATCTGGGaaactgccacagtga